In the genome of Synechococcus sp. CB0101, the window CAGCTTTTTCCCCAGCATCGGTGCTGTGAATCCCTCCCTCACGGCCATCGCGAATGCGATTCGTGTGGGCCATCACCTGAAGGAGCGTCTCGCTGTGTCGTGAAGCAGCTGTCTCGCCCGTTCGCGCTTGTTGCTCTGCTGCTGCTCGCGGGCTGCAGTGGGTCGGTTCCGCCCAAAGCGGGACTTCAGCCCCCTGCCAGCGCAGATCTCGGGTCTACGCCCGTTGGGTGTGTCGGTGATCAGGCCAAAGCCAGCCAACCGCGATCCGTGGCGATTGTGCCTCAACTGCCACCGGCGGAGTTGTACAGCCGCTGGCGACCGTTGCTTCAGCAGCTGGGGGTGAGAGCTGGTATCTGCTTCGATCCAGTCGTGCCGACCACGATTCCCGTTTTTGAGAAGCAGCTCGAGAAGGGATCCTATGCCTACGCCTTCCTCAATCCTTACCACCAACTGATGGTGCAGCAGCGCTATCAGCCGTTGGTGCGTGATGGGAAAGCGCTGCTCAAGGGGATTCTGGTGGTGCGCGATGACAGTGACATCATCGAACTCGCCCAACTCGCGAATCGTGCGATTGCCTTTCCTTCGCCGAATGCCTTTGCGGCGTCTTTATTGATCCGGGCCCATCTGCATGCGCTCAGGATTCCCTTCAAGCCCGACTATCTCAAGACCCATTCCAATGTTTATCGCGCCGTCGCGATCCAGCAGGTTGCAGCAGGTGGGGGGGTGAACAACACGCTGGCCCGTGAGCCCCGTGAGCTTCGCTCTGTCTTGCGCGTTCTGTACACCACGCCGGGTTATCCAGCCCATCCGTTCTCGGCACGACGTGACCTCCCTCCTGCGGAAACCGACCGCCTCATCCAGGCCTGGTTGACCCTTGGTCGTGACCCCACGGCTGCGCCATTGCTCCATGCGGTTCAGATGCCGAAACCGGTGGAGAGCAATCAGCTGCGTGACTACCAACCTCTGGAGGCGCTCCAGCTTCAGAGGCTGGTGGATGCAACGGATCCCTCCGGCTGACCCATGATCCAAAGGCTGCAACTGCGGTGGAAGCGTCTCCCCTATCGGGGTTGGATCAGTGCTTTGGTGCTGTTGTCTGTTGTGGCGGGCAGCCTCGGAGTTGTTGGCTACCGGCGTTCGCGTTCATTGGTTGAACTCAGCCAGCAGCGAACCACCCAGGCACTGTCCCGTGGTTTGGCCATTGCGCTGGTTGATCACCTCGTCAGTCGCGACCTGGCTTCCCTCGAATCCCACCTGCGGCAGGCCATGGCTGATTCGAGCCTGGCTCTCCTGAGTGTGCGAGATGCCAAGGGGCATCAGCTGGTGCAGCTGCAGCGCTCTTCTCCGGAGCAGCCTCCGCATTTGAGCTTTAGCCCTCCGCCTGCGTTGTCTGCGGATCAGCACAGGCATCGAGCGCCATTGGAGGCTGGTGGTTTGATCGGCGACCTTGAGATTCGCAGCTGGTCAACGCCGACTCAGCAGCTGTTGAGCCAACTTGGGCAGCAAATCGCCCTGCTCACGGTGATGGCGGTTTTAGTCGTCGTTGCTGTGGTTGCGCTGTTGCTGCTCTGGATGCAATGGCAGTACAAGCGTGAGCGGGATTCCCTTCAGAGCGAGAATCGTTTGTTGGCCACAGCGGCGCTTGTGGATGCACTCACCGGTATTGCCAACCGCCGAGGTTTTGAGCAGGAGCTGGAGCATCGCTGGCAGCGTTTCCAGCATGCTTCAACATCAGCTTTGGTGCTTTGCTTGCTGGATCTCGATGGTTTCAAAGAGATCAACGACACCTTGGGACATGAGGCTGGTGACCAGTTGCTCATCACCGTTGCACAACGCCTCAGGTGTTCGCTGCGGGATAGCGACTTCGTGGCAAGGCTTGGCGGCGATGAATTTGTTCTTCTGCTGGATCAACGTACTGATCGGGGCAGTGTGGAAACGGCTCTGCAGCGCCTGGTGGTTGCGATTGCCGAGCCGATGATCTATGCCGACACACACATGCGTGTGACGGCGAGCCTTGGCTGCGTCGTGATTCGTTCAAACGACACCTCACAGCCCAGTGAGGCCGAACTTCTTCGCTGCGCCGATCAGGCCATGTATGCCGCCAAGCGCTCAGGTAAAAACAGATGGCGTTTGGTGAGGCTTGGCTTGCCTGAATCAGACCCCCAGCCAGATCCGCAGCAGATCCTCGAGCAGCAGAGTGTCTAGGGAAAGCAGGCCGCCGCCGCAGCAAATCAGCACCAGGCACATCACCACATACATGGCTGCCTTTTCCCAGCTGGGCGGTTCACCCACACCCATCGGTCCGGCGTAATCGCCTTCAGGAATCAGATAAGGATCGGCGGCAATGAAGGGAAAGCCACTGCGGATTTCCAAAACCATGGCGTACGCCATTGAGACCAAAATGGCGAAGGAGGCCAGCGGTGTGAGTAGGCCCACGATCAAGGCAATGCCACCGGCCCACATCGATCCAGCTGAGAGAAAGCAGAGCCAGGCCGGTGTTTTCAACATCTGGGCCCAGGTCTGAAGGTTGCGCAGCTTCGGCCAGCCATGGCGGATGAAGCAAATGCCCATGAACACCCGCAGCAGGAACAGGGCGGCCTGGGCGAAGGTGGATGGTGCGGCTGGCACCAGCAGCTCCACAACAGTGATGTCCATGGGTGTGCGGGATCTTGAAGAAAGTTAGGTGGGGTTGTTCAGCGGCGCAGCTCAGCTGTGATCAGCTGCACACCAACTGCAGCTGATGGCCGTCGGGGTCGCGGATCTGCAGTGCTTGGCAAAAGCCCAGCGCTGTGGCCTGGTCGTTGCCCAGCTGGATCACGCCAGCGCTCACCAGGCTGCCGCCGAAGTGCTCCAGCCGGGAGGCGACGGCCTCGAGATCGCTCACCTCCAAACGGATCTGCCAATGGGCAGTGTCGGCGGCATTTTGATCGGCAGGTAGGGAACGTCCGCCGCCAGGTTGGAGGTAGTTGAGGCACTCCACCCCAGCTCCTTCAAGGCAGCGGTGGCCTGTGATCCGCACCTCTGTGCCGTTGAGGCCATCGAGATGATCTTGTTCCACGCCGCTGTTCACACCATCGCCGCCGAGGCGTAGGCCCAGCAGCTCTTCATAGAAGTGGCAGCTCCGCGGGGTGTCGGCATTGGCGATGGCGCTGTGGTCGATCCCCAAACATGGGGACCCTGCAGCCGGGGCGTGCCAGCGCGCCTCGCCTTTATCGGCTGGAAACTGCAGCAGCTCCAGGCAATGGCCTTCGGGATCGTGAAATTTGAAGGCCTGGATTCCGCCTGCAGCCTTGTTCCAGCTGGGCAGGGTCTGCGGTGCGCTGGAGATGGTCTGGAGTTGCCCCTGCTCGATCAGCGTGCGGATCGGCGCGGCTGCGGCATCCATGTCAGCCACCACAATGCAGATGTGCTGAAACCAGAGATCGTTGCTGCGGGAGTCGGCGGGAATGGGGCGGCCTGGGCGTAGGCCAGGAGCGAGCTCCACAACCTCCAGCAACTCCAGCCGTTCGGCCCCGAGCTGGAGCCGTACGAGCTTGAGTTGGCTGCCGCTCAACCCCAGGAGGTCGGCATAGCTGCCGCCGTTGATTTCCAGGGTGGTGTTGCGCGCGCAGCCCAGGTGAGAGCAGTAAAAGTCGGCCACTGCCTCGGCGTTGTGGCAGGTGAAACCGATGCTGCGGATGTGAGGCGTTGCCATGCTCGAGGGTTAGTGGGACGTGCTGGCTAAGGCGTTGGCACCGGCGGCGGCGATGGCCGCATCGAGCTCGGGTGTCATGCCCGACACGCCAACGGCTCCGATGCAGACACCGTTGTGCAGCAGCGGCAGGCCGCCGCCCATGGCCACGGCCGGCTCCTTGAACACGGCTGAGAGTTGCAGGAGTGCCGGCCGCGCGCCATTGATCGCTGCTTCCTGATCAGCGGTGGGTTTGCCATTCAGCGCTGCCATCCGGGCTTTGGCCAGGGCCACCGAAGCGCTGGATGGGCTGGCCCCATCCAGGCGTAGCAGCAGCAGTGGATGGCCACCCCCATCGCAGATGGCCAGGCTCACCGTGGCCTGATGTTGAGCGGCGATCGCCTCCGCGGCGGCGGCGATGCGTTGGCAGTCGGCGAGCTCGAGTGCGGGGATCGTGCGCATCGGCCCTTCAGCTCCAGACGATTTTCATCAGCCAGAGGTGGCCCTCTAGCTCCACTCCAGCGGCTGCCGCCTCAAGATCGCTGTCGCTCAAGCGCAGGGTGGCTTCGGCTTGATGTTTCACCAGATCCACGCCGGTGAAGCTGAAACCCTGTTCGGCCCCGAGCGTGGCGATCGCGTTGAGATTGGGACAGCTGCTGAAGCGTTGCAGCAAGGCGGGGTCGCCTTTCACCTGTTTGAGAAACGCTTCGAGTTGGGGATTGGCCATGGGACGAGAGGAATTAGCGCTGCCAGGTGGCACCGCGTGTGTTGGTGAACAGGGAATAGATCGCCGTGGAGGCGCACAGGAAAAGGCGGCTGCCGTAGCGATCGCCAAAGCAGAGGTTTGACACCCGCTTCGGCACGAGCACCTTGCCGATCAGCCCCCCATCGGGTGCGATCACATGCACCCCATCAGCCGCGCCGCACCAGAGGTTGCCGTGCTCGTCGACGCGGAAGCCATCCGCCCAGCCTGGGCTGATCTTGTGGAACACCTCTCCGCCGCTGAGGCTCATCCCATCGCTGTTCACGTGGAAGCGCCGGATGTATTGCCGCGGCTCGCTGGCCCCTGGCGCGCCGGATTCGGCCACATAGAGCAGTTGCTCATCGGGTGAGAAGGCCAGGCCGTTGGGACCGTCGAAATCGCTGGCGATCGCCTGGGCTACACCGGTGGCTGGATCGAGCCGGTAGAGCGCTGGCGCTTGCTCGGAGGTTTGGCGTCCACCTTCGTAGTCGTTCATCAATCCGTAGAGCGGATCGCTGAACCAGATGGAGCCATCGCTCTTCACCACCACGTCGTTGGGGGCATTGAGCCGTTGGCCGCGGGCCTGGCTCACCAGCGTGGTGATCTCACCGTTGTGTTCGTGGCGGGTGAGGCAGCGGCTGCGGTGATGGCACTGGATCAGCCGACCTTCCAGGTCACGGGTCTGGCCATTGGCGAAGTCGGATGGCTCGAGAAAGGTGCTGATGCCATGTTGTTCACTCCAGCGCAGGGTGCGGTTGCTGGGGATGTCGCTGAACAGCAGGCAGTGATGATCGCCGAACCACACCGGTCCTTCCAGCCAGCGGAAGCCCTCGGCCAGAACGTCGAGCTCGGCGTTGAACAACACCAGCGCTTCAAAGCGCGGGTCGTAGCTCTCGGTGCAGCTGGAGGGAGCACTCATCGGAAGGTGCCGGGCGGTGCCTGGCGCCAGGCGTCGTCATGGCGCTGAATGATCAGCTGGACGCAGGGTTCATCCCCCACCTGGGCCGAGAGGTGCCCGCGATGGCCCTCGGGAGTTGCGATGCAACCTTGATCACCACCGAAGGAATACTCACCCGCGCGCATGGTCACGATCTGGCCGTCC includes:
- a CDS encoding phosphate/phosphite/phosphonate ABC transporter substrate-binding protein, which codes for MPQLPPAELYSRWRPLLQQLGVRAGICFDPVVPTTIPVFEKQLEKGSYAYAFLNPYHQLMVQQRYQPLVRDGKALLKGILVVRDDSDIIELAQLANRAIAFPSPNAFAASLLIRAHLHALRIPFKPDYLKTHSNVYRAVAIQQVAAGGGVNNTLAREPRELRSVLRVLYTTPGYPAHPFSARRDLPPAETDRLIQAWLTLGRDPTAAPLLHAVQMPKPVESNQLRDYQPLEALQLQRLVDATDPSG
- a CDS encoding GGDEF domain-containing protein, with the translated sequence MDALTGIANRRGFEQELEHRWQRFQHASTSALVLCLLDLDGFKEINDTLGHEAGDQLLITVAQRLRCSLRDSDFVARLGGDEFVLLLDQRTDRGSVETALQRLVVAIAEPMIYADTHMRVTASLGCVVIRSNDTSQPSEAELLRCADQAMYAAKRSGKNRWRLVRLGLPESDPQPDPQQILEQQSV
- a CDS encoding DoxX family protein — encoded protein: MDITVVELLVPAAPSTFAQAALFLLRVFMGICFIRHGWPKLRNLQTWAQMLKTPAWLCFLSAGSMWAGGIALIVGLLTPLASFAILVSMAYAMVLEIRSGFPFIAADPYLIPEGDYAGPMGVGEPPSWEKAAMYVVMCLVLICCGGGLLSLDTLLLEDLLRIWLGV
- a CDS encoding VOC family protein, producing the protein MATPHIRSIGFTCHNAEAVADFYCSHLGCARNTTLEINGGSYADLLGLSGSQLKLVRLQLGAERLELLEVVELAPGLRPGRPIPADSRSNDLWFQHICIVVADMDAAAAPIRTLIEQGQLQTISSAPQTLPSWNKAAGGIQAFKFHDPEGHCLELLQFPADKGEARWHAPAAGSPCLGIDHSAIANADTPRSCHFYEELLGLRLGGDGVNSGVEQDHLDGLNGTEVRITGHRCLEGAGVECLNYLQPGGGRSLPADQNAADTAHWQIRLEVSDLEAVASRLEHFGGSLVSAGVIQLGNDQATALGFCQALQIRDPDGHQLQLVCS
- a CDS encoding heme-binding protein, encoding MRTIPALELADCQRIAAAAEAIAAQHQATVSLAICDGGGHPLLLLRLDGASPSSASVALAKARMAALNGKPTADQEAAINGARPALLQLSAVFKEPAVAMGGGLPLLHNGVCIGAVGVSGMTPELDAAIAAAGANALASTSH
- a CDS encoding Nif11-like leader peptide family natural product precursor is translated as MANPQLEAFLKQVKGDPALLQRFSSCPNLNAIATLGAEQGFSFTGVDLVKHQAEATLRLSDSDLEAAAAGVELEGHLWLMKIVWS
- a CDS encoding SMP-30/gluconolactonase/LRE family protein, whose product is MSAPSSCTESYDPRFEALVLFNAELDVLAEGFRWLEGPVWFGDHHCLLFSDIPSNRTLRWSEQHGISTFLEPSDFANGQTRDLEGRLIQCHHRSRCLTRHEHNGEITTLVSQARGQRLNAPNDVVVKSDGSIWFSDPLYGLMNDYEGGRQTSEQAPALYRLDPATGVAQAIASDFDGPNGLAFSPDEQLLYVAESGAPGASEPRQYIRRFHVNSDGMSLSGGEVFHKISPGWADGFRVDEHGNLWCGAADGVHVIAPDGGLIGKVLVPKRVSNLCFGDRYGSRLFLCASTAIYSLFTNTRGATWQR